ATGTCGGCGCGCATCTCGTCGGCCGACTGGTAGCGGTAGTCGGGGTCCTTGACGAGCGCCTTCAGCACGATCGCGTCCATCTCGGGCGTGATCTCGGGGTCGAAGACGCTCGGCGCCTGCGGTTCCTCCCGGACGTGCTGGTAGGCCACGGCCACCGGGGAGTCGCCGACGAAGGGCGGGCGGACGGTCAGCAGCTCGTACAGCAGACAACCGGTGGAGTACAGGTCGGAGCGGGCGTCGACCTGCTCGCCCTTCGCCTGCTCCGGCGAGAGGTACTGGGCGGTGCCGATGACGGCCGCCGTCTGGGTCATCGTCATGCCGGCGTCGCCCATGGCGCGGGCGATGCCGAAGTCCATCACCTTGACCTGGCCGTTGCGCGTCAGCATGACGTTCGCGGGCTTGATGTCGCGGTGGACGATGCCGTTGCGGTGGGCGTACTCCAGGCCCTGGAGGATGCCGATGGTCATCTCCATGGCCCGCTCCGGCAGCAGCTTGCGGCCGGAGTGCAGGAGCTCACGGAGTGTGGAGCCGTCGACGTACTCCATCACGATGTACGGGATCGACACGTTGTCGATGTAGTCCTCGCCCGTGTCGTAGACCGCGACGATCGCGGGATGGTTGAGCGAGGCGGCCGACTGGGCCTCCCGGCGGAACCGGGCCTGGAAGGAAGGGTCGCGCGCGAGGTCCGCGCGGAGCGTCTTCACCGCCACGGTGCGGCCGAGGCGGGTGTCATGCGCGAGGTAGACCTCCGCCATGCCACCACGCCCGAGCACCTGGCCCAGTTCGTACCGGCCGCCGAGGCGACGCGGCTCTTCCATAGCTACCTACCAGCCCTCTCCGTCGGTCCCGACCGGAAGCTTGTACGGTCGGAGGCTGCCGTCCGGGCCTACCGTACCCGGCTTGTTTTGTGTGACCTGGCCAAGCCCGTCAGCCGATACAGGACCGGTATCGCAACGTGCACCGATGTGAAGCAGACGTGAGCGGGGTCACTTCTTGCTCTCGATGACCGCCTCCATCACGTTCCTCGCGATCGGTGCCGCGAGGCCACCGCCGGAGATGTCGTCACGGACGGCGTTGTCGTCCTCGATCACGACCGCCACGGCGACCGGCGCTGTGCCGTCCGCGCCCTTGGCGTAGGAGATGAACCACGCGTAGGGGTTCTCGCTGTTGTCCACGCCGTGCTGGGCGGTACCGGTCTTGCCGCCGACCTTGACGCCGGGGATCTTGGCGTTGGAGCCCGTGCCCTTGTCGACGACCGTCTCCATCATCGACTGGAGGAGCTGGGCGTTCTTCGCCGACAGCGGCTGGCTCATCTCCTCGGGCTCGGTCTTCTCGATGGTGTCGACGTTCGGAGCCTGCAGCTCGTCGACCATGTACGGCTTCATGAGGGTGCCGTTGTTGGCGACGGCCGAGGCCACCATGGCCATCTGCAGCGGGGTCGCGGCGGTGTTGAACTGGCCGATGGAGGACAGCGCGGTCTGCGACGGGTTCATGTCGTCGGAGAACACCGACGCGCTGGAGCGGACCGGCGTGAACTGCTCCTCGGTGAAGCCGAACTTCTTGGCCATGTCCAGCATCTTGTCGTTGCCGAGGTCGGAGCCGATCTTGCCGAAGACGGTGTTGCAGGAGTACTGCAGCGCCACGCGCAGCGTCGCGTTCTTGCAGGGGATGTTGCCCTCGTTGGGCAGCTTGGTGGTGGTGCCCTCCATGACCCAGGGGTCGGGCGAGTCGGTCTTCGCGTCCGGGTCCGGGTACAGGCCGTCCTCCAGGGCGGCGGCCGCGGTGACGACCTTGAAGGTCGAGCCGGGCGGGTACGTCTCCCGCAGCGCCCGGTTGAGCATCGGGTCGTCGGGGTTGTTCTTCTTGTCCAGCTTCTTCCAGGCCTTGGCGTCCTCTTCGCTGTTGCCCGCGATCGACGAGGGGTCGTACGACGGGTAGGAGGCCAGCGCCAGGATCTTTCCGGTGGACGGCTCCAGCGCCACCACCGCGCCCTTGCCGCCCTGCTTCTTCAGGCCGTTGTAGGCGGCCTTCTGCGCGTCGGCGTTGAGCGTCGTGACGACGTTGCCGCCCTCCTTCTTCTTGCCCGTGAGCATGTCGAGCGTGTTGCGGAAGAAGAGCCGGTCGTCGTTGCCGGTGAGGATGCCGTCCTCGATGGACTCCAGCTGGTTGGCGCCGAAGGCCTGCGAGACGAAGCCGGTGACGGGCGCCCACATGGGGCCGTCCTTGTAGGTGCGCTTGAACTTGAAGTCGCCCGAGGTGGTCGTGGCGTGCCCGGTGATGGGGTCGCCGCCGACGATGATGTCGCCGCGCGGTGAGGCGTAGCGCTCGATCGAGACGCGTCGGTTCTTGGTGTCGGTCCTCAGCTCGTCGGCCTTGACGTACTGGATCCAGTTGTCGCGGATCAGCAGTGCCAGGACGAGCAGGCCGCAGAAGATCGCGATCCGGCGCAGGGGCTTGTTCATGACGGGCGGACCACCTGGGTCATCTCGGCGTCGGGGTTGGCGGCGGGAGCGGGGGCCGGGCGTCGGGCGGTGTCGCTGATGCGGAGCAGGATGCCGATCAGCGCCCAGTTGGCGATCACGGAGGAACCGCCGTAGGCCACGAACGGCAGCGTCATACCGGTCAGCGGGATGAGGCCCATGACACCGCCGGCCACGACGAAGACCTGGAGGCCGAAGGCGCCGGACAGGCCGATGGCCAGCAGCTTGCCGAACGGGTCGCGGGCCGCGAGCGCGGTGCGCACGCCCCGTTCGATGATCAGGCCGTAGAGGAGCAGGATCGCCATGACGCCGGCCAGGCCGAGCTCCTCGCCGAAGGTGGCGAGGATGAAGTCGGAGTTGGCGGCGAAGCCGATGAGGTCGGAGTGGCCCTGCCCGAGGCCGGTGCCGAGGGTGCCGCCGGAGCCGAAGGCCCACAGCGCCTGCATGGCCTGCTCGGAGTGGACGACACCGTCCTGGACGCCCGCGCGGGACAGTTCGAACTCGCGCATCGGGTTGAGCCAGGCCTGCACACGCGTCTGGATGTGCGGCTCGAAGCTCGCCACGCCGACGGCGCCGACCGCGGACATCAGCAGACCGAAGACGATCCAGCTGGTCCGCTCGGTGGCGACGTACAGCATGATGACGAACATTCCGAAGAACAGCAGCGACGTACCGAGGTCGGTCTCGAAGACCAGGATGAGGATCGACATCACCCAGACGACGAGGATCGGACCGAGGTCGCGGCCGCGCGGCAGGTACAGGCCCATGAAGCGGCGGCTGGCCAGGGCCAGGGCGTCCCGCTTGACCATGAGGTAGCCGGCGAAGAACACCGCGAGGGCGATCTTCGCGAACTCACCGGGCTGGAGCGTGCCGAGGCCCGGGATCTTGATCCAGATCTTGGCGCCGTACGTCGGGGCGCTGAGGCCGGGGATCAGCGGCATCACGAGCAGGAGCAGGGCCGCGGCCATGGAGATGTAGGTGTACCGCTGGAGGACCCGATGGTCCTTCAGGAAGATCAGCACGACCACGAGCAGGGCGACGCCCATCGCCGAGTACAGCAGCTGGCGCGGTGCCGCCTCGACGAAGGTCCTGCTCGCCTGCAGCTTCTCCGACTGGTCCAGCCGCCAGATGACCACCAGGCCGAGCCCGTTGAGCAGAGTGGCCAGGGGCAGCATCAGGGGGTCGGCGTACGGGGCGAACTTCCGGACGACGAGATGGCCGACGCCCGCGAGGAGACCCAGCCCGAGCCCGTAGCTCAGCAGGCCCGGAGGCACCGAGTCGTTGATGGCCAGCCCGACGTTGGCATAGGCGAACACCGGGATGACGACGGCGAACAACAGCAGCGCCAGCTCGGTGTTGCGTCGGCTCGGGGCGCCGATCGCGCCGATCGTGGACGTGTGGTGCGTCGGCGAGTTCGTAGTACTGCTCATCGTGTGACAGGGCCTCTCACGGCTTGCCTACTGCTTACCGCACAGCGAGACGACCTTCTGCTCTTCCTCCGAGAGGCTGGGGCCGGGGCTGGGAGTGGGTGCGGTCGTGGTCGGGGGCGTGGACTTCTCAGGCGCCGACGGCGAGCCCGACGGGTTCGACGGGTTCGGCGTCGGTGTGGCCTTTGACGTGAAGGAGGCGGGAGTGGTTCCCGTGGTGCCGCCGGCCTCGCCTTCGCCGGTCCTGGAGTTGTTCCGGCTCTCGGCCTCGCGCCGCTGCGCTTCCTTCCTGCACGCGGAGGCCTGTACCGACAGTTCCTGGATCTTCGCCTGGGCGTTCTTCAGCCCGCCCTCGGCGATGGTCGCCTTGACCGCCTTCTGCTGGTACGGCGGCAGGTACTTGAGTTCGATCTCGGGGTGGTCCTTCTCGACCTTCGAGAGGGAGACCCAGGCCAGGTCCTGGCTGATGCCCCGGTACAGCGCGACGTGCTCGCCCTGGGTGCCGACGTAGTACTGCGTCTGCGTCCAGCGCCAGCCGCCGTAGAGTCCGCCGCCGATGACGGCGAGCACCAGGGCGGTGTAGAGGGATCTCTTCAGCCAGCGGCCCTTCCCGCGCGGCTTGACGAAGTCGTCGTCGCCGTAGCCGAAGCCGGTCGCCGGGATGTAGCCGGTGGTGTCGCCGGAGCCGGGCGGGCCGAACTCGCCGCCGCCCTGGCCGTGCCCCTGGCGGCCGAGCCCGGAGGCGCGGCCGGCGGGGGTCTGCATGATGCCGTTGTCGTGCAGCTGGTGCTGGTTCTCGGCGACCGCGCCGACCACGACCGGGGTGTCGGACAGCTGCCCGGCGAGGGTGTCGCCGGTGTCCAGGTCGAGGACGTCGGCGACGATGACGGTGATGTTGTCGGGGCCGCCGCCGCGCAGCGCCAGCTCGATGAGGTTCTGGACGGTCTCCTGGGGGCCCTGGTAGCTGGCGAGGGTGTCCTCCAGCGTCTGGTGGGACACCACCCCGGACAGGCCGTCGGAGCAGATCAGGTAGCGGTCGCCGGCGCGGACCTCGCGGATGGAGAGGTCCGGCTCGACGTGGTCGCCGGAGCCGAGCGCGCGCATGAGGAGCGAGCGCTGGGGGTGGGTGGTGGCCTCTTCCTCGGTGATGCGGCCCTCGTCGACCAGGCGCTGCACCCAGGTGTGGTCCTGGGTGATCTGGGTCAGCACACCGTCGCGGAGCAGGTACGCGCGGGAGTCGCCGACGTGCACCAGGCCGAGGCGCTGCCCGGTCCACAGCAGGGCGGTGAGGGTGGTCCCCATGCCCTCCAGCTGGGGGTCCTCCTCGACCATCGAGCGCAGCTGGTCGTTGGCGCGCTGCACCGCCGTGCCGAGCGAGGTGAGGAGGTCGGAGCCGGGGACGTCGTCGTCGAGGGCGACGATGGTGGAGATGGCCTCGGAGGAGGCGACCTCACCGGCGGCGGCGCCGCCCATGCCGTCGGCGATGGCGAGCAGGCGTGGGCCGGCGTACCCGGAGTCCTCGTTGCCCTCCCGGATCATGCCCTTGTGCGATCCGGCCGCGAAGCGCAGTGACAGACTCATGCGCACCTCGCCTGTCGGCTCCGGGTACAGCCGGTCGTGTCGAGCCACACTGCCCACCCTCCGGTCGGGAGCGCGCCGGGGCCCGGGGTGGGGCCCGCCACTGCGTGCTCGCTCCGCTCGCTCATTGTCGTACTACTTCCGCAGCTCGATGACGGTCTTGCCGATGCGGATCGGCGCGCCCAGCGCAATCGGTGTGGGAGTCGTCAGCCGGGTCCGGTCCAGGTACGTGCCGTTGGTGGAGCCGAGGTCCTCGACGATCCACTGGCCGTCGCGGTCCGGATAGATCCTGGCATGGCGGCTGGAGGCGTAGTCGTCGTCCAGCACGATCGTCGAGTCGTGCGCCCGGCCCAGGGTGATGGTCTGGCCCTGCAGGGCGACCGTCGTGCCGGTGAGGGTGCCCTCGGTCACGACCAGCTTGGTGGGGGCGTTGCGGCCGCGCCGGCCGCCGGAGGCCTGCTGGCGCTGCTGCGGCGGCGCCTGGCGGGCGGCCTGCTGCTGCCGGCCGGCCTCGCGGCGCGATCCGCGCTGGGTGACGCGCGTCCCGAACAGGTCGCTCCGGATGACCTGCACGGCCACGATCACGAACAGCCACAGAACGGCCAGGAACCCCAGCCGCATGACCGTGAGGGTCAGCTCTGACATTGCCCCCGCTTCACCCTTCGGCTTGCCTATAGATAACGGTGGTACTGCCCACGACGATCCGCGAGCCGTCGCGGAGCGTAGCGCGGGTGGTGTGCTGCCCGTCCACCACGATGCCGTTGGTGGATCCGAGATCCTGGATCGTCGAGGGCGTTCCGGTCCGGATCTCGCAGTGCCGGCGGGAGACGCCGGGGTCGTCGATCCGCACGTCGGCGTCGGTGCTGCGGCCCAGCACGAGCGTCGGGCGGGAGATCTGATGGCGGGTGCCGTTGATCTCGATCCAGTGGCGGGTGCGTCCGCCGGCGGCGGCGCGGCCGGGGGCCGCTGGCGCCCGCGGCCGGCGGGTACCCGTACCCGCCGGGCAGCCGCCGGGCGGCGGCGCGGCGGGCATGGGCGGGGCGCCGGCGGCGCGGCGGCGGCGGTAGCCGTAGCCACCGGGGCGTCCGGCCGGCGGGGCGGCGGGCGCGGCGGGCGCGGCGGCGCCTCCCGGGCCGGCCTGGCTGCTGGAGGAGGCGAGCGTACGGCTGCGCACCCGGTACAGGCCGGTGTCGAGGTCCTCGGCCTTCTCCAGGTGCACCTTGATCGGGCCCATGAAGGTGTAGCGCTGCTGCTTGGCGTAGTCGCGCACCATGCCGGCGAGCTCGTCGCCGAGCTGGCCGGAGTACGGGCTGAGCCGCTCGAAGTCCGGCGTGCTCAGTTCCACGATGAAGTCGTTGGGGACGACCGTCCGGTCGCGGTTCCAGATGGTGGCGTTGTTGTCGCACTCGCGCTGGAGCGCGCCGGCGATCTCCACGGGCTGGACCTCGGACTTGAACACCTTGGCGAAGGTGCCGTTGACCAGACCTTCGAGACGCTGCTCGAACTTCTTCAGGACTCCCATGGGGCACCTCCTCCGTCGCTGCCGTCCTGTGTACTGCCCTGCGGGCCGCTTGCCTGGTACTGCTTACTGATCGTATCCACGCGCCGGTCGATCGGCTGGTTCCCCCTGTCAGCCCGGCCGACGGGTGTCGACGCATGACGAAGTTCCCTGTGGAGCTCCCCTTCGAACTCCGGCGGGAGTACTGCCGCGCGCAACCGCTTCAGGTACCCCTGCCAAGGATCGTAGAGGCGGCCGGAGACCAGTGTCCCGCACCGGACTGTGGACCCCGCCCCCTCCTGGGGGGACAGGGGGTACCGGTACGAGGTTGATACGTGAAGCGGCACGCGTTGATACGTGGCGGGGGCACCGAAGGTTCGGCGAGGGTTCTGCCTGCGGAACAACGGATGTGAACCCACCCCGTCCAGCGTGCTAATGTTCTGGGTGTCGGAAGGCGCCAGGCCCCAAGGGGCAGGGAGCCCAGGACACACCCAATGCGCGGGTGGCGGAATAGGCAGACGCGCTGGATTCAGGTTCCAGTGCCCGCAAGGGCGTGGGGGTTCAACTCCCCCCTCGCGCACCGTCGGAACGGGCGGCATCGATCAGATGCCGCCCGTTCTTCGTGTCTGCGGATGTGACGGTTGTCTCGGTGTTTCGCCGTGTGAGGAAGCTCTCAGGCCGGTCCCCGCGGACTCACTCCCGAAGGCCCGCCAGGGTCGCCGGGCGGCGGCGCAGGGCGAGGGCGGTCGGCACGACCGCCGAGGCCACGGCGAGCAGGGCGCAGGCCGTCGCGGTCGTGCCGAGGGCCTGCCACGGGAAGGCCAGAGCGGGCCGGACCGACAGCAGCGCGAGGGCGCCGGTCAGGCCGGCCAGGTTGACGGCGGCGACCGCGAGACCGAGGAGCGCGCCGGCCGCGACGACCGTCAGGGCCTCGGCGCCGGCCAGTCGCAGCACCTGCCACCGGGTGGCCCCGGCCAGCCGCAGCACGGCCAGGTCGCGGGCCCGGTCGGAGGTCCCCATGACCATGGTGTTGGCCACCGAGATGCCCGTGTAGAGGAGGGCGATGCCGAGGACCAGCAACAGGCCGAGGCGGGTCGTGCGGTTGGTCTCGGGGTGGGTGGCCCGGAGCCATGCCTCGCGGGTGAGGACCCGGCCGGGACCCGCGGCCCGGTCGAGGGCGGTGGCCACGGCTGCCGGGTCCGCGCCGTCCCTCAGGGCCACGTCGATCCGGTCGATCGCGGCGCCCGGGGCGTTGCGCGGGGTGACGTAGACGCCGTTGTCCCCCGTGCCGGTGGTCAGCACCGCGGCGATGCGCAGGGTGCGGGGCGTCCCGTCGCCGAGCCACACGCGTACCCGCTCGCCCACCCGGTGCCGCCGCCACTCCCCGTTGACGATGATCGAGTCGTCGTCCAGGTCGCTGACCCTGCCCGCGGTGAGCGGGAGGCGGGTGGTGGCCGCCAGGGCGGCGGGGGTCGCGGCGCGGCCCTCGGAGCGGACCAGGGCCACGCCG
This genomic stretch from Streptomyces sp. Go-475 harbors:
- a CDS encoding penicillin-binding protein 2: MNKPLRRIAIFCGLLVLALLIRDNWIQYVKADELRTDTKNRRVSIERYASPRGDIIVGGDPITGHATTTSGDFKFKRTYKDGPMWAPVTGFVSQAFGANQLESIEDGILTGNDDRLFFRNTLDMLTGKKKEGGNVVTTLNADAQKAAYNGLKKQGGKGAVVALEPSTGKILALASYPSYDPSSIAGNSEEDAKAWKKLDKKNNPDDPMLNRALRETYPPGSTFKVVTAAAALEDGLYPDPDAKTDSPDPWVMEGTTTKLPNEGNIPCKNATLRVALQYSCNTVFGKIGSDLGNDKMLDMAKKFGFTEEQFTPVRSSASVFSDDMNPSQTALSSIGQFNTAATPLQMAMVASAVANNGTLMKPYMVDELQAPNVDTIEKTEPEEMSQPLSAKNAQLLQSMMETVVDKGTGSNAKIPGVKVGGKTGTAQHGVDNSENPYAWFISYAKGADGTAPVAVAVVIEDDNAVRDDISGGGLAAPIARNVMEAVIESKK
- a CDS encoding FtsW/RodA/SpoVE family cell cycle protein — encoded protein: MSSTTNSPTHHTSTIGAIGAPSRRNTELALLLFAVVIPVFAYANVGLAINDSVPPGLLSYGLGLGLLAGVGHLVVRKFAPYADPLMLPLATLLNGLGLVVIWRLDQSEKLQASRTFVEAAPRQLLYSAMGVALLVVVLIFLKDHRVLQRYTYISMAAALLLLVMPLIPGLSAPTYGAKIWIKIPGLGTLQPGEFAKIALAVFFAGYLMVKRDALALASRRFMGLYLPRGRDLGPILVVWVMSILILVFETDLGTSLLFFGMFVIMLYVATERTSWIVFGLLMSAVGAVGVASFEPHIQTRVQAWLNPMREFELSRAGVQDGVVHSEQAMQALWAFGSGGTLGTGLGQGHSDLIGFAANSDFILATFGEELGLAGVMAILLLYGLIIERGVRTALAARDPFGKLLAIGLSGAFGLQVFVVAGGVMGLIPLTGMTLPFVAYGGSSVIANWALIGILLRISDTARRPAPAPAANPDAEMTQVVRPS
- a CDS encoding Stp1/IreP family PP2C-type Ser/Thr phosphatase codes for the protein MSLSLRFAAGSHKGMIREGNEDSGYAGPRLLAIADGMGGAAAGEVASSEAISTIVALDDDVPGSDLLTSLGTAVQRANDQLRSMVEEDPQLEGMGTTLTALLWTGQRLGLVHVGDSRAYLLRDGVLTQITQDHTWVQRLVDEGRITEEEATTHPQRSLLMRALGSGDHVEPDLSIREVRAGDRYLICSDGLSGVVSHQTLEDTLASYQGPQETVQNLIELALRGGGPDNITVIVADVLDLDTGDTLAGQLSDTPVVVGAVAENQHQLHDNGIMQTPAGRASGLGRQGHGQGGGEFGPPGSGDTTGYIPATGFGYGDDDFVKPRGKGRWLKRSLYTALVLAVIGGGLYGGWRWTQTQYYVGTQGEHVALYRGISQDLAWVSLSKVEKDHPEIELKYLPPYQQKAVKATIAEGGLKNAQAKIQELSVQASACRKEAQRREAESRNNSRTGEGEAGGTTGTTPASFTSKATPTPNPSNPSGSPSAPEKSTPPTTTAPTPSPGPSLSEEEQKVVSLCGKQ
- a CDS encoding FHA domain-containing protein; translated protein: MSELTLTVMRLGFLAVLWLFVIVAVQVIRSDLFGTRVTQRGSRREAGRQQQAARQAPPQQRQQASGGRRGRNAPTKLVVTEGTLTGTTVALQGQTITLGRAHDSTIVLDDDYASSRHARIYPDRDGQWIVEDLGSTNGTYLDRTRLTTPTPIALGAPIRIGKTVIELRK
- a CDS encoding DUF3662 and FHA domain-containing protein, producing the protein MGVLKKFEQRLEGLVNGTFAKVFKSEVQPVEIAGALQRECDNNATIWNRDRTVVPNDFIVELSTPDFERLSPYSGQLGDELAGMVRDYAKQQRYTFMGPIKVHLEKAEDLDTGLYRVRSRTLASSSSQAGPGGAAAPAAPAAPPAGRPGGYGYRRRRAAGAPPMPAAPPPGGCPAGTGTRRPRAPAAPGRAAAGGRTRHWIEINGTRHQISRPTLVLGRSTDADVRIDDPGVSRRHCEIRTGTPSTIQDLGSTNGIVVDGQHTTRATLRDGSRIVVGSTTVIYRQAEG